Proteins from a single region of Urocitellus parryii isolate mUroPar1 chromosome 4, mUroPar1.hap1, whole genome shotgun sequence:
- the Arrb1 gene encoding beta-arrestin-1 isoform X2 has translation MGDKGTRVFKKASPNGKLTVYLGKRDFVDHIDLVDPVDGVVLVDPEYLKERRVYVTLTCAFRYGREDLDVLGLTFRKDLFVANVQSFPPAPEDKKPLTRLQERLIKKLGEHAYPFTFEIPPNLPCSVTLQPGPEDTGKACGVDYEVKAFCAENLEEKIHKRNSVRLVIRKVQYAPERPGPQPTAETTRQFLMSDKPLHLEASLDKEIYYHGEPISVNVHVTNNTNKTVKKIKISVRQYADICLFNTAQYKCPVAMEEADDTVAPSSTFCKVYTLTPFLANNREKRGLALDGKLKHEDTNLASSTLLREGANREILGIIVSYKVKVKLVVSRGGLLGDLASSDVAVELPFTLMHPKPKEEPPHREVPENEAPVDTNLIELDTNDDDIVFEDFARQRLKGLKDDKEEEEDGTGSPHLNNR, from the exons ATGGTGTGGTCCTGGTGGATCCTGAGTATCTCAAGGAGAGGAGAG TCTATGTGACACTGACCTGCGCCTTCCGCTATGGCCGGGAGGACCTGGACGTCCTGGGCCTGACCTTTCGCAAAGACCTGTTTGTGGCCAACGTGCAGTCCTTCCCGCCGGCCCCCGAGGACAAGAAGCCCCTGACGCGGCTGCAGGAGCGCCTTATCAAGAAGCTGGGCGAGCACGCCTACCCCTTCACCTTTGAG ATCCCTCCAAACCTTCCATGCTCTGTGACGTTGCAACCAGGGCCTGAAGACACAGGGAAG GCCTGTGGTGTGGACTATGAAGTCAAAGCATTCTGTGCTGAGAACCTGGAGGAGAAGATCCATAAGAG GAATTCTGTGCGCCTGGTCATCCGGAAGGTTCAGTATGCCCCAGAGAGGCCTGGCCCCCAGCCCACAGCTGAGACCACCAGGCAGTTCCTCATGTCGGACAAGCCCCTGCACCTAGAAGCCTCCCTGGACAAGGAG aTCTATTACCATGGAGAACCCATCAGCGTCAACGTCCACGTCACCAACAACACCAACAAGACAGTGAAGAAAATCAAGATCTCGG TGCGCCAGTATGCAGACATCTGCCTTTTCAACACAGCACAGTACAAGTGCCCCGTGGCCATGGAGGAGGCTGA TGACACTGTGGCACCCAGTTCGACGTTCTGCAAAGTTTACACGCTGACTCCCTTCCTGGCCAATAACCGAGAGAAGCGGGGCCTCGCCCTGGATGGGAAGCTCAAGCATGAAGACACGAACCTGGCCTCCAGCACCCT GTTGAGGGAAGGCGCCAACCGTGAGATCCTGGGGATCATTGTTTCCTACAAAGTGAAGGTGAAGCTGGTGGTGTCTCGGGGCGG CCTGTTGGGAGATCTTGCGTCCAG CGATGTGGCTGTGGAACTGCCCTTCACCTTAATGCACCCCAAGCCCAAAGAGGAACCCCCACATCGGGAAG TTCCAGAGAACGAGGCGCCAGTAGACACAAATCTCATAGAACTTGATACGAA CGATGACGACATTGTGTTTGAGGACTTTGCTCGCCAGAGACTGAAAGGCCTGAAGGACgacaaggaggaagaggaggatggcaCCGGTTCTCCACACCTCAACAACAGATAG